One Tamlana carrageenivorans genomic region harbors:
- a CDS encoding molybdenum cofactor biosynthesis protein MoaE, with the protein METKKPKNVFHEGAITSDFIGNSIYKHQTKINIGAHNIFLGQVRADEIDGKTVSAIEYTAYEDMANQKFHDIREAAFEKFDLTCMHIYHSLGTVKAGEICLFVFVSSPRRKVVFQALEYIVEAIKADVPVFGKEIFEDDSHQWKVNN; encoded by the coding sequence ATGGAAACAAAAAAACCTAAAAACGTATTTCATGAAGGCGCAATAACTTCCGATTTTATTGGGAATTCTATTTACAAACACCAAACAAAAATAAATATTGGTGCGCACAATATTTTCCTCGGACAAGTTAGAGCCGATGAGATTGACGGAAAAACCGTTTCTGCCATAGAATACACGGCATATGAAGATATGGCGAATCAGAAATTCCATGATATTCGTGAAGCTGCTTTCGAGAAATTCGACTTAACCTGCATGCACATTTACCACAGTTTAGGCACCGTAAAAGCAGGTGAAATATGCTTATTCGTATTCGTGTCTTCACCAAGACGAAAAGTAGTTTTCCAAGCCCTAGAATACATCGTTGAAGCCATTAAAGCCGATGTTCCTGTTTTTGGAAAAGAAATTTTTGAGGATGACTCGCATCAATGGAAGGTTAATAATTGA
- a CDS encoding SRPBCC family protein, which translates to MPTIVLESEIHSDIKTCFDLARSIDMLKESLKQTKEIPIAGKTTGLISKGEWVSWEANHLGIVQHLTSKIVEFESPYYFVDEMVLGVFKSYRHEHHFKEKGEVTIMTNTFHFESPLGVFGKFINWLFLKRYITNLLKMRNNMLKFVAESENTLDFLQMIDKA; encoded by the coding sequence ATGCCAACCATCGTTCTTGAGTCGGAGATACATTCCGATATTAAAACTTGCTTTGATTTAGCCAGAAGCATTGATATGCTTAAAGAATCTTTAAAGCAGACTAAAGAAATTCCTATTGCCGGAAAAACCACAGGACTCATCTCTAAAGGAGAATGGGTAAGTTGGGAAGCCAATCATTTAGGTATTGTTCAGCATCTAACTTCAAAAATTGTAGAATTTGAAAGTCCGTATTATTTTGTTGATGAAATGGTTTTAGGTGTTTTCAAATCTTATCGTCACGAGCATCACTTCAAAGAAAAGGGAGAGGTTACCATTATGACGAATACTTTTCACTTTGAATCGCCATTGGGTGTTTTTGGGAAATTTATTAATTGGCTATTTCTAAAGCGTTATATAACTAACCTTTTGAAGATGAGAAATAACATGCTAAAGTTTGTTGCCGAAAGTGAAAATACTTTAGATTTTCTTCAAATGATTGACAAGGCGTAG
- a CDS encoding 4Fe-4S dicluster domain-containing protein — MAIIITDECINCGACEPECPNTAIYEGADDWRYKDGTSLDGKVVLTNGTEVDADEAQEPISDEVYYIVPDKCTECKGFHDEPQCAAVCPVDCCVPDDDHVETEDELLAKQRFMHPDG; from the coding sequence ATGGCAATTATAATAACAGACGAATGTATAAATTGTGGTGCATGTGAACCGGAATGCCCGAATACGGCAATTTACGAAGGGGCAGATGATTGGCGCTATAAAGATGGTACAAGTTTGGATGGAAAAGTAGTATTAACAAATGGAACCGAAGTTGATGCCGACGAAGCTCAAGAGCCGATAAGTGATGAGGTTTACTACATCGTTCCAGATAAATGTACAGAATGTAAAGGATTCCATGATGAACCGCAATGTGCTGCAGTATGTCCTGTAGATTGTTGTGTTCCTGATGATGATCACGTGGAAACAGAAGACGAATTACTAGCGAAACAACGCTTTATGCACCCTGATGGGTAG
- the ychF gene encoding redox-regulated ATPase YchF, producing the protein MKAGIVGLPNVGKSTLFNCLSNAKAQSANFPFCTIEPNIGVVNVPDPRLEKLESLVNPERVLPATVEIVDIAGLVKGASKGEGLGNQFLANIRETDAILHVLRCFDNDNIVHVDGNVNPIRDKETIDMELQLKDLETAEKKLDKVKRAAKTGNKEAQKEEAVLLKIKAGLEAGTSVRALEFSDEDYEDFVKPSQFITDKPVMYVCNVDEGAAVTGNAYVEQVKEAVKDENAEVLVLAVGTEADINELEDYEERQMFLQDIGLDEAGSAKLIRGAYKLLNQQTYFTAGVKEVRAWTVDIGATAPQAAGVIHTDFEKGFIRAEVIAYNDYVAYGSEAKVKEAGKMRVEGKNYIVKDGDVMHFLFNV; encoded by the coding sequence ATGAAAGCAGGTATAGTAGGATTGCCAAACGTAGGAAAATCAACATTATTTAATTGTTTATCTAATGCCAAAGCGCAGAGTGCTAACTTTCCGTTTTGTACTATAGAGCCTAATATAGGTGTTGTAAACGTGCCAGATCCTCGTTTAGAGAAGTTGGAAAGCTTGGTTAACCCCGAGCGTGTGCTTCCTGCTACCGTAGAGATTGTAGATATTGCAGGTTTAGTAAAAGGTGCAAGTAAAGGTGAAGGTTTAGGAAACCAGTTCTTAGCTAATATTCGTGAAACCGATGCTATTTTACACGTTTTACGTTGTTTCGATAACGATAATATTGTGCATGTTGATGGTAATGTGAACCCTATTCGTGATAAAGAAACGATCGATATGGAGCTTCAATTGAAAGATTTAGAAACTGCAGAAAAGAAGTTAGATAAAGTGAAGCGTGCTGCTAAAACAGGAAATAAAGAGGCTCAAAAGGAAGAAGCTGTTTTATTAAAAATTAAAGCAGGTTTAGAGGCCGGAACATCGGTGAGAGCTTTAGAATTTTCTGATGAAGATTACGAGGATTTTGTAAAACCATCGCAGTTTATTACCGATAAGCCCGTAATGTATGTATGTAATGTCGATGAAGGTGCTGCTGTTACAGGTAACGCTTATGTAGAGCAAGTTAAAGAAGCTGTTAAAGATGAAAATGCCGAAGTACTTGTTTTGGCCGTTGGAACTGAAGCAGATATTAATGAGTTAGAAGACTACGAAGAGCGCCAAATGTTCTTGCAAGACATCGGTTTAGATGAAGCTGGATCGGCAAAATTGATACGTGGGGCTTATAAATTACTAAACCAACAAACGTATTTTACAGCTGGTGTGAAAGAGGTTCGTGCTTGGACGGTTGATATAGGAGCTACAGCACCTCAAGCTGCTGGAGTGATCCATACTGATTTTGAAAAAGGTTTTATTCGTGCCGAAGTGATTGCATATAACGATTATGTAGCGTACGGGAGTGAAGCAAAAGTTAAAGAAGCTGGAAAAATGCGCGTTGAAGGAAAGAATTATATCGTTAAAGATGGCGATGTTATGCACTTCTTATTTAATGTGTAA
- the moaCB gene encoding bifunctional molybdenum cofactor biosynthesis protein MoaC/MoaB, producing the protein MVDITHKNTTLRTAVAQAVVKVSKPETIEAIKNDTVPKGHVFAMSKAAGLLGVKRTPDILPDCHPLPIEFTGVEYEINGLEISVIFTVKTIYKTGVEVEAMHGASVVALNMYDMLKPIDKGIEIHAIKLLNKKGGKSDFKDRFRKDLTAAVVVCSDTISAGHKEDKAGKAIIKKLEESGVKISEYVIIPDEKDIIQQKAKNYQEQGIDMVIYTGGTGLSGRDVTPEALLPILDRRIPGIEEAIRGYGQERTPFSMLSRSVAGTISDTLVLALPGSTNGAKESMDAIFPGVLHSFRILKGARHD; encoded by the coding sequence ATGGTCGACATCACACATAAAAACACCACATTACGTACAGCAGTAGCACAAGCTGTGGTAAAAGTTAGTAAACCCGAAACTATAGAAGCAATAAAAAACGATACGGTTCCTAAGGGGCATGTATTTGCTATGAGTAAGGCTGCAGGGCTTTTGGGCGTAAAACGCACGCCAGATATTTTACCTGACTGCCACCCCTTGCCTATTGAATTTACAGGCGTTGAATATGAAATTAATGGTTTAGAGATTTCGGTAATTTTTACTGTAAAAACCATCTATAAAACAGGCGTTGAAGTGGAAGCTATGCATGGTGCAAGTGTTGTAGCGCTTAACATGTATGACATGCTGAAACCTATTGATAAAGGCATTGAAATTCACGCTATTAAACTACTCAATAAAAAAGGTGGAAAATCTGATTTCAAAGACCGCTTCCGTAAAGATTTAACCGCAGCTGTTGTGGTTTGTAGTGATACTATTTCAGCAGGACATAAAGAGGATAAAGCAGGTAAAGCCATTATTAAAAAGCTTGAAGAATCTGGGGTTAAAATTTCAGAATACGTGATTATCCCAGACGAAAAAGACATCATTCAGCAAAAAGCAAAAAACTATCAGGAACAAGGTATCGATATGGTAATTTACACCGGAGGCACAGGGCTTTCGGGTAGAGATGTCACTCCTGAAGCTTTACTTCCAATTTTAGACAGACGTATTCCAGGTATTGAAGAGGCTATTCGTGGTTACGGACAAGAACGTACGCCGTTTTCCATGCTTTCAAGAAGTGTTGCTGGCACGATTTCAGACACGCTAGTTTTGGCGTTACCAGGATCGACTAATGGTGCTAAAGAATCTATGGATGCTATTTTCCCTGGGGTTTTGCATAGTTTTAGAATATTGAAGGGGGCTAGACACGATTAA
- a CDS encoding carboxypeptidase-like regulatory domain-containing protein, with translation MKYLLLLMLLHLTNFLGYSQNFSAQIIAEDNKKAIPYANVKTNMNTGVISNEEGFFTININDSIKSLTISCLGFQQKTIPVDLIKTEHTIIELAISINQLDEVFISNKTLNVESIMAKVRENISVNYENNLMNHGIFSRTTNYAEFKKLDFEIEKASHIKKRNLQSANRELEAMAKEVKEGNIIQFEDFKGNIFVLNKDSTKIEASKATKILDSKNNFSLDDIQEKSQRIVLKYLDSSKTYKIKTGLFKLDDSLDLNDDKIKDLQKKEFQLNTLNSFTRKTLRRALFYKNAFLDKLINPKLYDYTLQTTTFNDALTYVIQFKPSKEGAKYTGLIYINGDSFAITQVDYDFFEDRHGKKINFKFFLGLKYIHSTSRGTIIFEKNSTNIYQPKYIKHIYGSYFYANRDVKFIENSNDKNKVRFSFTLEGDNRFKQEILFTSHTKLTSEDFKNIKQNKAVIYTQLEAFDKNFWGNEEILEPLNEMKNFNINP, from the coding sequence ATGAAATATTTATTGCTTCTTATGCTACTTCACCTGACTAATTTCTTGGGCTATTCTCAAAATTTTAGTGCTCAAATTATAGCGGAAGACAATAAAAAAGCCATTCCTTATGCCAACGTAAAAACCAATATGAATACAGGCGTTATTTCCAATGAAGAAGGTTTTTTTACCATTAATATAAATGATTCTATAAAATCACTCACCATTTCATGTTTGGGTTTTCAGCAAAAAACAATACCGGTAGATCTGATAAAAACGGAACATACTATTATTGAATTAGCTATTTCTATAAACCAATTAGATGAAGTTTTTATTAGCAACAAAACCCTAAACGTCGAGAGTATTATGGCTAAGGTTCGAGAAAACATTAGCGTCAACTATGAAAATAATCTCATGAATCATGGTATTTTCAGTCGAACAACCAATTATGCCGAATTTAAAAAGTTAGACTTTGAAATTGAAAAAGCCTCACATATTAAAAAACGAAATTTACAATCGGCAAATCGTGAATTGGAAGCCATGGCTAAAGAAGTAAAGGAAGGCAATATCATTCAATTTGAAGATTTTAAAGGGAATATTTTTGTTTTGAACAAGGATAGCACCAAAATAGAAGCTAGTAAAGCCACCAAAATTTTAGATTCTAAGAATAATTTTTCTCTAGATGACATTCAAGAAAAATCGCAACGTATTGTATTGAAATACTTAGACAGCTCTAAAACCTACAAAATAAAAACGGGCTTATTCAAACTTGATGATTCTTTAGATTTAAATGACGACAAGATTAAAGATCTTCAAAAAAAAGAATTTCAGTTAAACACTTTAAATAGCTTTACCAGAAAAACGTTACGGCGCGCCCTATTTTATAAAAACGCTTTTCTGGACAAATTAATAAACCCAAAATTATACGATTACACGCTTCAAACAACCACATTTAACGATGCCCTTACCTATGTTATTCAATTTAAGCCAAGTAAGGAAGGAGCTAAATACACGGGCTTAATTTATATAAATGGCGACTCGTTTGCTATAACCCAAGTTGATTACGATTTTTTTGAAGATCGACACGGTAAAAAAATAAATTTCAAATTCTTTTTAGGTCTAAAGTACATCCATTCCACCAGCAGAGGCACTATAATATTTGAAAAAAACAGCACTAATATTTACCAACCAAAATATATAAAACATATTTATGGCAGTTATTTTTATGCTAATAGAGATGTAAAATTTATTGAAAATAGTAACGATAAAAACAAAGTAAGATTTAGTTTTACGCTGGAAGGAGATAATCGCTTTAAACAAGAAATCCTTTTCACCTCTCATACTAAATTGACTTCCGAAGACTTTAAAAATATAAAACAAAATAAAGCCGTTATCTACACCCAACTGGAGGCGTTTGATAAAAATTTTTGGGGAAATGAGGAAATTCTAGAACCGCTTAATGAGATGAAAAACTTTAATATTAATCCTTAA
- the serC gene encoding 3-phosphoserine/phosphohydroxythreonine transaminase, translating to MKKHNFSAGPSILPQEVLLKASEAIVDYNNSGLSLIEISHRSKDFVEIMENARALALELLGLEGKGYTALFLQGGASTQFIMTALNLLNKKAGYINTGAWSGKAIKEAKKVGEIIEVGSSADANFNYIPKGFEIPSDLDYLHYTTNNTIFGTQFKDIPQTNVPLVCDMSSDIFSRVLDYSKFSLIYAGAQKNMGPAGTTLVVVKDDILGKVSRDIPSILDYQLHIKAGSMYNTPPVFPVYTSMLTLEWLKGLGGIAGIEAENEKKSTVMYSEIDLNPLFKGFAAKEDRSPMNATFNLTDESLKDTFETMLKEAGISGVNGHRSVGGYRASMYNALPLDSVKALVEVMSELEAKA from the coding sequence ATGAAAAAACATAACTTTAGTGCAGGACCTAGTATTTTACCACAAGAAGTTTTATTAAAAGCTTCAGAAGCAATTGTAGATTATAATAATAGTGGCTTATCCTTAATTGAAATCTCTCACCGAAGCAAAGACTTCGTTGAAATTATGGAAAACGCTAGAGCTTTAGCTTTAGAGCTTTTAGGGTTAGAAGGAAAAGGTTATACCGCATTATTTTTACAAGGTGGTGCTAGCACACAGTTTATAATGACCGCTTTAAACCTGTTAAATAAAAAAGCAGGTTATATAAATACTGGTGCATGGAGTGGTAAAGCAATAAAAGAAGCCAAAAAAGTAGGCGAAATTATCGAAGTAGGTTCATCTGCCGATGCCAACTTTAACTATATTCCTAAGGGGTTTGAAATCCCTTCAGATTTAGATTACTTACACTATACAACCAATAACACCATTTTTGGAACACAGTTTAAAGACATTCCGCAAACCAATGTACCTTTAGTTTGTGATATGAGTAGTGATATCTTTTCTCGTGTTTTAGACTATTCCAAATTCTCTTTAATTTATGCTGGAGCTCAAAAAAATATGGGACCTGCTGGAACAACGCTTGTTGTTGTTAAAGATGACATTTTAGGTAAGGTATCGCGCGATATTCCTTCTATTTTAGATTACCAATTACACATTAAAGCAGGTAGCATGTACAACACACCTCCTGTATTTCCGGTTTACACCTCTATGTTAACATTAGAGTGGCTAAAAGGTTTAGGTGGCATTGCTGGTATTGAAGCAGAAAACGAAAAGAAATCGACGGTTATGTATTCTGAAATTGACTTGAATCCATTATTTAAAGGATTTGCTGCTAAAGAAGATCGTTCGCCAATGAATGCGACTTTCAACTTAACCGACGAAAGCTTAAAAGATACTTTTGAAACCATGCTTAAAGAAGCTGGAATTAGCGGTGTAAACGGACACAGAAGTGTTGGTGGTTATAGAGCTTCCATGTACAACGCACTTCCTTTAGATAGCGTAAAAGCACTTGTAGAGGTTATGAGCGAATTAGAAGCTAAAGCGTAA
- a CDS encoding four helix bundle protein, which translates to MKEALKNRTKIFAHNCIKITGQFPNNYLANHIKGQLIRCSTSVAANYRATCIAQSKASFISKISIVIEEVDESNFWIEFALDENLIQRESVECILKASSELTAIFMASRKTASINRQ; encoded by the coding sequence ATGAAGGAAGCCTTAAAAAATAGAACTAAAATTTTTGCACATAATTGCATTAAAATCACAGGGCAATTCCCTAACAATTATTTAGCAAATCATATAAAAGGGCAATTAATTAGATGTTCTACTTCTGTTGCAGCAAATTATAGAGCGACTTGTATTGCACAATCAAAAGCTAGTTTTATATCCAAAATAAGTATTGTTATTGAAGAAGTTGATGAATCGAATTTTTGGATCGAATTTGCTTTAGATGAAAATTTAATTCAGAGAGAAAGCGTAGAATGCATCTTGAAAGCATCAAGTGAATTAACAGCAATCTTTATGGCTTCTAGGAAAACAGCAAGCATAAATAGGCAATAA
- the moaA gene encoding GTP 3',8-cyclase MoaA, translated as MSENKNILQDSHGRDHAYLRISLIERCNLRCTYCMPEEGVKLSPKSSLMTYEEIYEIAKTFVDNGVTKIRLTGGEPLIRKDIPVILEKLATLPVELSITSNAVIIDKYIDVLKANGVNKINVSLDSLDEGKFKHITRRQEFKKVYNNILLLVKEGFTVKVNAVLMKGFNENEIIDFINFTKDLPVSVRFIEFMPFDGNKWDMSKMVSYAEVMRYVHDAFAEDEVERLQDAPNDTSKNYRIKGYQGSFAIISSVTNPFCDSCNRLRLTANGQLKNCLFSSTESDLLTTLRAGKPIEPVIQKAVWAKLKIRGGMDTLKKLQEPELHTNNRSMTAIGG; from the coding sequence ATGAGCGAGAACAAAAACATATTACAAGATTCACACGGTAGAGATCACGCGTATTTGCGTATTTCACTTATCGAGCGCTGTAATTTAAGGTGCACCTATTGCATGCCTGAAGAAGGTGTAAAATTGTCACCGAAAAGTAGTTTAATGACTTATGAGGAAATTTACGAAATCGCCAAAACTTTTGTAGATAATGGTGTTACCAAAATTAGATTAACTGGTGGCGAACCTTTAATTAGAAAAGATATTCCTGTTATTTTAGAAAAACTGGCCACACTTCCAGTAGAATTATCGATCACTTCTAATGCGGTAATAATTGATAAATATATTGATGTATTAAAAGCAAACGGCGTGAATAAAATCAATGTAAGTTTAGATTCTTTAGATGAAGGTAAATTTAAACACATTACACGTCGCCAGGAGTTTAAAAAGGTGTACAACAATATTTTACTTTTAGTTAAAGAAGGTTTTACCGTAAAGGTTAATGCCGTTTTAATGAAAGGTTTTAATGAAAATGAAATCATCGATTTTATCAACTTCACCAAAGATTTACCTGTTTCGGTGCGCTTTATAGAATTCATGCCTTTTGATGGTAATAAATGGGATATGAGCAAAATGGTGTCTTATGCTGAAGTGATGCGTTATGTTCACGACGCTTTCGCGGAAGACGAAGTAGAACGCTTACAAGATGCGCCTAACGATACTTCTAAAAACTATAGAATTAAAGGTTACCAAGGTTCTTTTGCGATTATAAGCTCGGTAACCAATCCGTTTTGCGATTCATGTAACAGACTGCGTTTAACAGCAAACGGCCAACTTAAAAACTGTTTATTTTCTTCAACCGAATCCGATTTATTAACCACGCTTCGTGCTGGCAAACCTATTGAACCTGTGATTCAAAAAGCAGTGTGGGCGAAATTAAAAATACGTGGTGGTATGGATACCCTTAAAAAACTTCAAGAACCTGAATTGCATACAAATAATAGAAGTATGACGGCTATTGGGGGCTAA
- a CDS encoding acyl-CoA reductase: MQLQERINAFIKLGDFLRQFSNEVIQKNDIVEHNDIFFDGFKHQLKLAEEHNGWFTQENIRFALKSWADALTLENINTWLKPYTIKNITPKQVAIIMAGNIPLVGFHDFLAVLITGHHVLVKQSSNDKHLLPYLAKYLEYVEPQFKGCITFTEGKVENFDAVIATGSNNTARYFEYYFKNKPSIIRNNRNSVAILTGEETEDDLKNLAEDIFRYYGLGCRNVSKLYVPKGYTFDAFFEGIYHWHPIIEKAKYANNYDYNKAVYLMSEFDMLENGFFMIKEDESLASPIATLFYEYYENKTLLEEKLKANKQQIQCIVSNGFTKNEIPFGATQTPQLWDYADDVDSVEFLLAI; the protein is encoded by the coding sequence ATGCAATTACAAGAAAGAATTAATGCTTTTATAAAATTAGGAGATTTTTTAAGGCAATTTTCTAACGAAGTTATCCAAAAGAATGATATTGTTGAACATAACGATATTTTCTTCGACGGCTTTAAACATCAATTAAAATTAGCAGAAGAACACAATGGTTGGTTTACTCAAGAAAACATACGCTTTGCCTTAAAATCTTGGGCCGATGCTTTAACTCTTGAAAATATTAATACTTGGTTAAAACCTTATACCATTAAAAATATCACACCAAAACAAGTAGCCATTATCATGGCCGGAAATATTCCTTTGGTAGGGTTTCATGATTTTTTAGCAGTACTTATTACAGGACATCATGTTTTAGTTAAACAGTCATCAAACGATAAACACCTGCTCCCTTACCTAGCGAAATACCTAGAATATGTAGAACCTCAATTTAAAGGTTGCATCACTTTTACTGAAGGTAAGGTAGAAAATTTCGATGCTGTTATTGCAACAGGCAGCAATAATACAGCGCGGTATTTTGAGTACTATTTTAAAAACAAACCTTCTATAATACGAAATAACAGAAATTCGGTTGCCATACTTACTGGTGAAGAAACCGAAGATGATTTAAAAAATCTTGCTGAAGACATTTTTAGATATTATGGTTTGGGCTGTCGTAATGTATCTAAATTATACGTCCCAAAAGGCTATACATTTGATGCTTTTTTTGAAGGCATTTATCACTGGCACCCCATTATTGAAAAAGCCAAATACGCCAACAATTACGACTACAATAAAGCCGTGTATTTAATGAGTGAGTTTGACATGCTAGAAAATGGTTTTTTTATGATTAAAGAAGACGAAAGTTTAGCATCACCTATAGCAACTCTTTTCTACGAATATTATGAAAATAAAACGCTGTTAGAAGAAAAACTAAAAGCAAATAAACAGCAAATTCAATGCATTGTTTCTAATGGATTTACAAAAAATGAAATCCCTTTTGGAGCCACTCAAACACCCCAACTTTGGGATTATGCGGATGATGTAGATTCCGTTGAATTTTTATTAGCGATTTGA